Part of the Gemmatimonadota bacterium genome, CGATCGTGAAGCGCGGCCTGGCCGAGTCGCCCATCTCGCAGGTGCTGATCGAGCGCTCGCTCCTCGGCTGGAAGGAGTACGAGCTCGAGGTGATGCGCGACTCGCAGGACAACGTCGTGATCATCTGCTCCATCGAGAACATCGACCCGATGGGCATCCACACGGGGGACTCGATCACGGTCGCGCCGGCGATGACGCTGTCGGACCGCGAGTACCAGGAGATGCGCGACGCGGCGATCAAGATCATCCGGGAGATCGGGGTCGAGGCCGGCGGCTGCAACGTCCAGTTCGCGGTGAACCCGGCGAACGGCGAGATGATCGTCATCGAGATGAACCCGCGCGTGTCGCGCTCCTCGGCCCTCGCCTCCAAGGCGACCGGGTTCGCGATCGCGCGGATCGGCACCAAGCTCGCGGTCGGATACTCGCTCGACGAGATCCCGAACGACATCACGAAGACGACGCCGGCGAGCTTCGAGCCGGTCCTCGACTACGTCGTGGTGAAGGTCCCGCGCTTCGCATTCGAGAAGTTCGCGGGCGCCGACCCGACCCTGACGACGCAGATGAAGTCGGTCGGCGAGTCGATGGCGATCGGCCGCACGTTCAAGGAGGCGTTCCAGAAGGGGCTGCGCGCGCTCGAGACCGGCCGGCACGGCTGGGACGTGGGCGCGCGGCCGGTCGATGACCGGGTGGCCGATGATTCGCTGCCGGCCGTGCAGGCGGCGCTCGCACGTCCGGTGCCGGAGCGGATCTTCCAGATCAAGCGCGCGTTGCTCCTCGGGATGTCGGTCGAGGAGCTGTTCGAGCGGACGAAGGTCGATCCGTGGTTCCTTCGGCAGTTCGCCGAGATCGTGGAGGCGGAGCGGGCGTACGCCGCGCTGCCGGCGGTCGGGGAGCCCGAGATGCGTCGGATGAAGCGGATGGGCTTCGCCGACGTGCAGCTGGCGCGCCTCCGCGGCGAGTCGGAGCAGGCGGTGCGGCAGCATCGCTGGGCCCTCGGGGTCCGTCCCGCCTACAAGATGGTGGACACCTGCGCCGGCGAGTTCCCGTCCAATACGCCCTACCTCTACTCGTCCTACGACGAGGAGTCGGAGGCGCCGCGCACGGGTCGCAAGTCGGTGGTGATCCTCGGATCGGGCCCGAACCGCATCGGTCAGGGCGTGGAGTTCGACTACATGTGCGTCCGGGCCGCGATGGCGCTCCGCGACGCCGGGTACGAGACGATCATGGTCAACTCGAACCCCGAGACCGTCTCGACCGATTACGATACCTCGGACAAGCTGTACTTCGAGCCCCTCACGTTCGAGCATGTGCTCGAGATCGTGGAGCGCGAGCAGCCGGTGGGCGTGATCGTGCAGCTCGGCGGCCAGACGCCACTCAAGCTCGTGAAGCCGCTCGAGGCCGCGGGCGTGCCGATCCTTGGCACCAGCCCGGAGGCGATCGACATCGCCGAGGACCGCAAGCGGTTCGAGAAGCTCGCGCGCGAGCTCGGCGTGACCCAGCCGCCCAACGGGACCGCGACGAGCGTCGAGGAGGCGGTGGTGATCGCGAACCGCATCGGCTATCCGGTGCTGGTGCGCCCGAGCTACGTGCTCGGCGGCCGGGCGATGGAGATCGTGTACGACGAGCCGACGTTGCGGGACTACTTCGTACGCGCCGTGCGCGTCTCGGAGGAGCGGCCGGTGCTCGTCGACATGTTCCTCGAGGATGCGTTCGAGGCGGACGTCGATGCGCTGTCGGATGGCGAGACGGTGGTGATCGGCGGCGTGATGCAGCACATCGAGGATGCGGGCATCCATTCGGGCGACTCGGCGTGCGTCCTCCCGCCGTACCGGATCACGAAGGAGCACCAGGACATCATGCGGGCCCACACCGTCTCGTTCGCGAAGGCGCTCGGCGTGGTGGGGTTGATCAACGTCCAGTACGCGGTGAAGGACGGCGTCGTGTACGTGATCGAGGTGAACCCGCGCGGGTCGCGGACGGTGCCCTTCGTCTCGAAGACGATCGGGAAGCCGCTCGCCTCGCTGGCGGCGCGCGTGATGCTCGGGGAGAAGCTCGTCGATCTGGGCTACACCGCGGAGATCATCGCCCCGTTCGTCTCGGTGAAGGAAGCGGTGTTCCCCTTCTCGAAGTTCCGCGAGTTCGACCCGATCCTCGGCCCTGAGATGCGATCGACGGGCGAGGTGATGGGCATCGCCGAGTCGTTCGGGATCGCCTTCGGGAAGGCGCAGCTGGCGGCGGGGAACGGACTGCCGGCGGAGGGGAAGGTGATGATCACCGTGAACCAGCACGACCGGGCGGGGGCGGTGCCGATCGCGCGTCGGTTCCACGACATGGGCTTCGGGATCTTCACCACGCAGGGGACGGGGCGTCACCTCGGCGAGGTCGGGATCCCGTCGCAGCGCGTGTTCAAGGTGAGCGAGGGCCGTCCGCATGCGATCGACCTGATCGT contains:
- the carB gene encoding carbamoyl-phosphate synthase large subunit; protein product: MPRRNDIHRILLIGSGPIVIGQGAEFDYSGTQAAKALREEGYEVILVNSNPATIMTDPEVADRTYIEPVTPEFVELIIAREKPDALLPTMGGQTALNVAMSLYESGVLAKYGVELIGANARAIKVAEDRKLFGEAMEKIGLKCPQGKIATTWAEALDIAEWTGFPAIIRPAFTLGGSGGGIAYNREEYEAIVKRGLAESPISQVLIERSLLGWKEYELEVMRDSQDNVVIICSIENIDPMGIHTGDSITVAPAMTLSDREYQEMRDAAIKIIREIGVEAGGCNVQFAVNPANGEMIVIEMNPRVSRSSALASKATGFAIARIGTKLAVGYSLDEIPNDITKTTPASFEPVLDYVVVKVPRFAFEKFAGADPTLTTQMKSVGESMAIGRTFKEAFQKGLRALETGRHGWDVGARPVDDRVADDSLPAVQAALARPVPERIFQIKRALLLGMSVEELFERTKVDPWFLRQFAEIVEAERAYAALPAVGEPEMRRMKRMGFADVQLARLRGESEQAVRQHRWALGVRPAYKMVDTCAGEFPSNTPYLYSSYDEESEAPRTGRKSVVILGSGPNRIGQGVEFDYMCVRAAMALRDAGYETIMVNSNPETVSTDYDTSDKLYFEPLTFEHVLEIVEREQPVGVIVQLGGQTPLKLVKPLEAAGVPILGTSPEAIDIAEDRKRFEKLARELGVTQPPNGTATSVEEAVVIANRIGYPVLVRPSYVLGGRAMEIVYDEPTLRDYFVRAVRVSEERPVLVDMFLEDAFEADVDALSDGETVVIGGVMQHIEDAGIHSGDSACVLPPYRITKEHQDIMRAHTVSFAKALGVVGLINVQYAVKDGVVYVIEVNPRGSRTVPFVSKTIGKPLASLAARVMLGEKLVDLGYTAEIIAPFVSVKEAVFPFSKFREFDPILGPEMRSTGEVMGIAESFGIAFGKAQLAAGNGLPAEGKVMITVNQHDRAGAVPIARRFHDMGFGIFTTQGTGRHLGEVGIPSQRVFKVSEGRPHAIDLIVNGEVKLLINTPLGKESQKDDYTLRQAAIANRIPYTTTLSGASAAADAILAFRSEPLSVRSLQEWQETLA